From Actinoplanes oblitus, a single genomic window includes:
- a CDS encoding aminotransferase class V-fold PLP-dependent enzyme encodes MSALDIVGDDLKTELPGGETVRFAHLDYAASAPCVAAAADAVAELLPRYGSVHRGTGVRSQTSTVAYEVARDVVAEFVGARPGDQVIFTRNTTDALNLLARALPAGTTTILFDGEHHANLLPWPNPLRLPTPASPYFAVHALKAALRELRTPAVLAITGASNVTGEIWPVRELADVAHTYGARVIVDAAQLAPHAPVDLDELGADYLAFSGHKLYAPFGAGVLAGRSDWLDAADPYLRGGGASATVGSLPGELTWADGPARHEGGTPNLLGAVALAAVCGALLVADRDALHRHEQELLGRLRDGLRGVPGAREVSVFGPDHQRVGIVSLALPGHDPAEVAHRLGREHGIGVRAGQFCAHPLVRRLTGTEKPDSCAAAGTGLLRASFGLGSTTEDVDRFVAALDLVLRT; translated from the coding sequence ATGTCGGCTCTCGACATCGTCGGCGACGACCTGAAGACCGAACTTCCCGGCGGCGAGACCGTCCGGTTCGCGCACCTCGACTACGCGGCGTCGGCGCCCTGCGTGGCAGCGGCCGCCGACGCGGTGGCCGAGCTGCTGCCCCGGTACGGCAGCGTGCACCGCGGGACCGGGGTCCGGTCGCAGACCTCGACGGTGGCGTACGAGGTGGCCCGCGACGTGGTGGCCGAGTTCGTCGGCGCCCGCCCCGGCGACCAGGTGATCTTCACGCGGAACACCACCGACGCGCTGAACCTGCTGGCCCGGGCGCTGCCGGCCGGGACCACCACGATCCTGTTCGACGGCGAGCACCACGCGAACCTGCTGCCCTGGCCCAACCCGCTGCGCCTGCCGACCCCGGCCTCGCCCTACTTCGCGGTGCACGCGCTGAAGGCCGCCCTGCGTGAGCTGCGGACCCCGGCGGTCCTGGCGATCACCGGAGCCAGCAACGTCACCGGCGAGATCTGGCCGGTCCGGGAGCTCGCCGACGTGGCGCACACCTACGGCGCCCGGGTGATCGTCGACGCCGCCCAGCTCGCCCCGCACGCCCCGGTCGACCTGGACGAGCTCGGCGCCGACTACCTCGCCTTCTCCGGCCACAAGCTGTACGCGCCGTTCGGGGCGGGTGTCCTGGCCGGCCGCTCGGACTGGCTGGACGCCGCCGACCCGTACCTGCGCGGTGGTGGCGCCAGCGCCACTGTCGGCTCCCTGCCGGGCGAGCTGACCTGGGCCGACGGGCCGGCCCGGCACGAGGGCGGCACCCCCAACCTGCTCGGGGCGGTGGCGCTGGCAGCGGTCTGCGGTGCCCTGCTGGTGGCGGATCGGGACGCCCTGCACCGGCACGAGCAGGAACTGCTGGGCCGCCTGCGGGACGGGCTGCGGGGCGTGCCGGGCGCCCGGGAGGTGAGCGTCTTCGGCCCGGATCATCAGCGGGTCGGTATCGTCTCGCTCGCGTTGCCCGGGCACGACCCGGCGGAGGTCGCGCATCGGCTGGGACGCGAGCACGGGATCGGGGTGCGGGCCGGTCAGTTCTGCGCGCATCCGCTGGTGCGGCGCCTGACCGGCACCGAGAAACCGGACAGCTGCGCGGCCGCCGGCACGGGCCTGCTGCGGGCCAGTTTCGGCCTGGGCAGCACGACCGAGGACGTGGACCGCTTCGTCGCCGCGCTGGATCTCGTCCTGCGCACCTGA